The window ATCCCGCAGCCCGGTCAGTTCCGTCCTCTCCATCGCCCGCTCCACCTGCTCCCGATCCTCCGGCGACGTTTCCCCGAAAAATCCCTGGTGGGGGAACCGCCCCAGGCCGACGTAGGCGGCGACCGTCATCGGGAAGTCGACCGGCGGATCCTGCCCCACGACGGAGAGGAGGCGCGCCATCTCCCGGCGACGGAACTCCCCCGGGGGGCGGCCGCACAGCAGAACCTCCCCCTCGCGGGGCGCGAGGATCCCCGACAGGATCCGGATCAAGGTGCTCTTCCCGGCCCCGTTGGGACCGAGGAGGATCGTCACCTCTCCCGGCGAGAGGTCGACGCTCACACCGCGCAGGATGTCGCGGTCCCCGTAGCCGAACCCCACTCTACGGGCGGACAACACCGGGTTCACGACCGCCCCCCGTTGCGGCGCAGCAGGTAGAGGAAGAAGGGGGCGCCGGCGAGGGCGGTAACCGCCCCGACCGGCAGTTCCCCCGCGGGGGACGCGGCCCGGGCGAGCGTGTCGGAGAGGACGAGGAAAGCGCCGCCCAGCAGGAATGCGGCCGGCAGAAGGCGGCGGTGCCCG is drawn from Candidatus Deferrimicrobium sp. and contains these coding sequences:
- a CDS encoding ABC transporter ATP-binding protein, coding for MNPVLSARRVGFGYGDRDILRGVSVDLSPGEVTILLGPNGAGKSTLIRILSGILAPREGEVLLCGRPPGEFRRREMARLLSVVGQDPPVDFPMTVAAYVGLGRFPHQGFFGETSPEDREQVERAMERTELTGLRDRTLAEISAGERQRAAVARAIAQGAQVMLLDEPTAFLDIRHRVAFYEIVTQLKETCRIAALVASHDLSMCAEYGERIVLLSNGAVAAQGRPEEVLTPGNVQAAYGVAVACDRNPATGSIRVTPLRGMPPKQE